One region of Catenuloplanes indicus genomic DNA includes:
- a CDS encoding acyltransferase domain-containing protein, which produces MDLDDIAGRLGVPAEEIARVDRLAGGRPSAPLPDRADAPALLDRLAVRPDDAEEIMAGWPDPGSELWTPELRWLLDRSIALVRADLGGYEWLTPGPELPRDRGPAWRHLYVYAYLALTGVVLDYHRAHGVPEAVSWATLADLGRNLAVDRRMNREGWPVMQAWLTLHVRGGLYELGRLQHHRGDGTIGLHIPDAGPLTPEAISASLDEGRAFFPRHFPDETYTAFSCGSWLLDPQLREYLPADSNIIRFQDRFTLDAYEEPEGVDADLEVRRFVFRTLTTPLDRLPRDTVLQRAIVDHLRSGRHWQWRRGTFPI; this is translated from the coding sequence ATGGATCTGGACGACATCGCGGGCCGGCTGGGCGTGCCGGCCGAGGAGATCGCACGGGTGGACCGGCTCGCCGGCGGCCGTCCGTCCGCGCCGCTGCCGGACCGAGCGGACGCGCCCGCGCTGCTGGACCGGCTCGCGGTGCGGCCGGACGACGCCGAGGAGATCATGGCGGGCTGGCCGGATCCCGGCTCGGAGCTGTGGACGCCGGAGCTGCGCTGGCTGCTGGACCGGTCGATCGCGCTGGTTCGCGCGGATCTCGGCGGCTACGAGTGGCTGACCCCCGGTCCGGAGCTGCCGCGCGACCGGGGCCCGGCCTGGCGGCACCTGTACGTGTACGCCTACCTGGCGCTGACCGGCGTCGTCCTGGACTACCACCGCGCGCACGGCGTACCCGAGGCGGTGTCCTGGGCGACGCTGGCCGACCTGGGCCGCAACCTCGCCGTCGACCGGCGGATGAACCGGGAGGGCTGGCCGGTGATGCAGGCCTGGCTGACGCTGCACGTGCGCGGCGGCCTCTACGAGCTGGGCCGGCTGCAGCACCACCGCGGCGACGGCACGATCGGCCTGCACATCCCGGACGCGGGACCGCTCACCCCGGAGGCGATCTCGGCGTCGCTGGACGAGGGCCGCGCGTTCTTCCCACGGCACTTCCCGGACGAGACGTACACCGCGTTCTCCTGCGGCTCCTGGCTGCTCGACCCGCAGCTGCGCGAGTACCTGCCGGCGGACTCGAACATCATCCGGTTCCAGGACCGGTTCACGCTCGACGCGTACGAGGAGCCGGAGGGCGTGGACGCGGATCTCGAGGTGCGCCGCTTCGTGTTCCGCACGCTGACCACGCCGCTGGACCGGCTGCCGCGCGACACCGTCCTGCAACGCGCGATCGTCGACCACCTGAGGTCCGGCCGGCACTGGCAGTGGCGCCGCGGCACCTTCCCGATCTGA
- a CDS encoding ATP-binding protein — MSDLSAQTPPKIDFESLFGALPALFLVLDPQFRIIAVNDAYLAATLTQRAKILGRYIFDAFPDNPGDPEATGVANLRASLERAARTLRPDSMAVQKYDVADPDGNGFVERYWSPRNVPITDAHGRLAYIVHQVEDVTEFVQLQRQGVRQTVELEEWAGQMQAVILRRSQDLHEANRLLRAADDAKNDFLSRVSHELRTGTASISIGRRPGGTLRIRVVDTGRGIPPDAVGKLFTPFERLDAARAGFEGTGLGLALSRHLALGMGGTLDVSSIPGRGSTFRIDLPITTATGREAQQVSAASLETRSYDGPCTVLYVEDVAENLTLVEQMLARRPSVTLIGAMLAQTGLDLAHAHRPDLILLDLHLPDMPGEALLELLRADPATRDIPVVVLSADATQHHVDALHACGVAAYLTKPIAMRDLLDTLDTLLAAPTGAAPAIPV; from the coding sequence ATGTCGGATTTGTCGGCACAGACGCCGCCGAAGATCGACTTTGAGTCGCTCTTCGGCGCGCTGCCCGCGCTGTTCCTGGTCCTCGATCCGCAGTTCCGGATCATCGCGGTCAACGACGCCTACCTGGCGGCCACACTGACCCAGCGGGCGAAGATCCTGGGCCGCTACATCTTCGACGCGTTCCCGGACAACCCCGGCGATCCGGAGGCGACCGGCGTCGCGAACCTCCGCGCCTCGCTGGAACGCGCCGCGCGGACGCTCCGGCCGGACAGCATGGCCGTGCAGAAGTACGACGTGGCCGACCCGGACGGGAACGGCTTCGTGGAACGCTACTGGAGCCCGCGCAACGTGCCGATCACCGACGCGCACGGCAGGCTCGCGTACATCGTCCACCAGGTCGAGGACGTAACCGAGTTCGTCCAGCTCCAGCGGCAGGGCGTGCGGCAGACCGTGGAGCTGGAGGAGTGGGCCGGGCAGATGCAGGCGGTGATCCTGCGCCGCTCGCAGGATCTGCACGAGGCGAACCGGCTGCTGCGCGCGGCCGACGACGCGAAGAACGACTTCCTGTCCCGGGTCAGCCACGAGCTGCGTACGGGTACGGCCAGCATCTCCATCGGCCGGCGCCCCGGCGGCACGCTGCGCATCCGGGTGGTGGACACCGGCCGCGGCATTCCGCCGGACGCGGTCGGCAAGCTGTTCACGCCGTTCGAGCGCCTGGACGCGGCCCGGGCCGGCTTCGAGGGCACCGGGCTCGGCCTCGCGCTCTCCCGCCACCTGGCCCTCGGCATGGGCGGCACGCTGGACGTGTCCAGCATCCCCGGGCGCGGCAGCACGTTCCGGATCGACCTGCCGATCACCACCGCGACCGGCCGCGAGGCCCAGCAGGTGAGCGCGGCGAGCCTGGAGACCCGGTCGTATGACGGCCCGTGCACCGTGCTCTACGTCGAGGACGTCGCGGAGAACCTGACCCTGGTCGAGCAGATGCTCGCCCGCCGCCCGTCGGTGACGCTGATCGGCGCGATGCTGGCGCAGACCGGGCTCGACCTGGCGCACGCGCACCGGCCGGACCTGATCCTGCTGGACCTGCATCTGCCGGACATGCCCGGCGAGGCGCTGCTGGAGCTGCTGCGCGCCGACCCGGCCACCCGCGACATCCCGGTCGTGGTGCTCAGCGCGGACGCCACCCAGCACCACGTCGACGCGCTGCACGCGTGCGGCGTCGCCGCCTACCTCACCAAGCCGATCGCGATGCGCGACCTGCTGGACACGCTCGACACGCTGCTCGCCGCGCCGACCGGTGCAGCGCCCGCGATCCCGGTGTGA
- a CDS encoding DinB family protein, producing the protein MAEQHVVGFGGMWAEPADDPRTQGNPVGELATIREYLTNYRLTLDLKCRDLTPEQLATRSVPPSTMSLLGLVRHMARVEHNWFHRVLRGHRDVPRIYWSPDDDDLDFNDAAGTPEAVADAFASWRAQVADADAWLDAITEADLGTEKTTAHGDPVAVRDVLIHMIEEYARHCGHADLLRECVDGRTGQ; encoded by the coding sequence ATGGCGGAACAGCATGTGGTGGGCTTCGGCGGGATGTGGGCCGAGCCGGCGGACGATCCGCGCACCCAGGGCAACCCGGTCGGTGAGCTGGCCACGATCCGGGAGTACCTGACGAACTACCGGCTCACGCTGGACCTCAAGTGCCGCGACCTGACGCCGGAGCAGCTGGCCACGCGTTCCGTGCCGCCGTCCACGATGAGCCTGCTCGGCCTGGTCCGGCACATGGCCCGGGTGGAGCACAACTGGTTCCACCGGGTGCTGCGCGGCCACCGCGACGTACCGCGGATCTACTGGAGCCCGGACGACGACGACCTCGACTTCAACGACGCGGCCGGCACGCCGGAGGCGGTCGCGGACGCGTTCGCGTCCTGGCGTGCGCAGGTCGCCGACGCGGACGCCTGGCTGGACGCGATCACCGAGGCCGACCTCGGCACCGAGAAGACCACCGCGCACGGCGACCCGGTCGCGGTCCGCGACGTCCTGATCCACATGATCGAGGAGTACGCCCGCCACTGCGGCCACGCGGACCTGCTCCGCGAGTGCGTCGACGGCCGTACCGGTCAGTGA